One window from the genome of Oryza glaberrima chromosome 3, OglaRS2, whole genome shotgun sequence encodes:
- the LOC127767626 gene encoding serine/threonine-protein kinase PBL27: protein MGSCFSSEGGNESRKESAERPQITPDETAASEMDVNLNTTNADSISNHGMERLIHGQSFTYGELYAATGGFSDDRFLGEGGFGQVYRGVLDNSQEVAIKILNLQGNQGDREFITEASVLSKLHHTNLVKLIGCCQDGDQRLLVYEYMPLGSLKSHLHDLSPDKKPLDWNTRIKILVGAAKGLQHLHVNVDPPVINRDVKSENILLGDGYHPKLSDFGLAKMGPTGDDTHISTRVMGTLGYCAPDYLESGKLTVQSDIYSFGVVMLEVITGQKVIDDSRAKPERNIVEWAIPKINKKDFPKLADPVLNGQYHMRSLFRALTVAALCVDRTANRRPDITAVVDALTQISESQSSRKRWSSRLQSSVGSSASTEPRIEDWNQAKDQGEGS, encoded by the exons atggggaGCTGCTTCTCATCGGAGGGCGGCAACGAGAGCAGGAAGGAGTCCGCGGAGAGGCCACAGATCACACCGGACGAGACGGCCGCCTCAG AGATGGATGTGAATTTAAATACCACAAATGCTGATTCCATCTCGAACCATGGTATGGAGAGGCTTATTCATGGCCAGTCATTCACCTACGGGGAGCTGTATGCGGCGACAGGGGGCTTCAGTGACGATCGCTTTCTAGGAGAGGGCGGGTTTGGCCAGGTGTATAGGGGCGTGCTGGATAACTCCCAG GAGGTGGCTATAAAGATTCTTAATCTACAAGGCAATCAAGGAGACAGGGAGTTCATCACCGAAGCTTCAGTGTTGAGTAAACTACATCACACAAATCTTGTCAAGCTTATTGGCTGTTGTCAGGATGGTGATCAGAGGCTTTTAGTTTATGAATACATGCCTTTGGGTTCCCTGAAAAGTCATCTCCATG ATCTTTCCCCTGATAAGAAGCCTCTTGACTGGAACACAAGGATCAAGATACTTGTCGGGGCAGCTAAAGGCCTGCAGCACTTGCATGTCAATGTTGACCCTCCCGTCATAAACCGCGACGTGAAATCTGAAAACATTTTGCTTGGAGATGGATATCATCCAAAGCTTTCTGACTTTGGCTTGGCAAAGATGGGTCCAACTGGTGATGACACTCATATTTCGACTAGAGTGATGGGCACACTTGGATATTGTGCGCCTGATTATCTTGAGAGTGGTAAACTGACCGTCCAGTCAGATATTTACAGCTTTGGTGTGGTCATGTTGGAGGTCATCACAGGACAAAAGGTTATAGATGACAGTCGAGCTAAGCCTGAGCGAAATATTGTTGAATGG GCCATCCCCAAGATCAACAAAAAGGATTTTCCCAAATTAGCAGACCCGGTGCTTAACGGTCAGTACCACATGAGGTCCTTGTTCCGGGCCCTTACTGTTGCTGCTCTGTGTGTTGACAGAACAGCCAACCGGAGGCCAGATATCACAGCAGTAGTTGATGCTCTTACTCAGATCTCAGAGTCACAATCCAGCAGAAAGCGGTGGTCATCTCGTCTGCAATCATCTGTAGGTTCCAGTGCATCGACTGAACCGAGGATAGAAGATTGGAACCAAGCCAAGGATCAGGGAGAAGGCAGCTAG